The sequence CTGGTGGCGTTGGGTCGGCGGGTGCCGCAGGACGTGTCGGTGGTGGCCGTCTGCCCGGACCAGTTCGCCGAGCACGCCAGTCCCCGTCTGACCTCGGTGCCGGTGCCCGCCGAGGAGATCGGCCGGCAGGCGGTGTCGTTGCTGATGCGCAGGCTGCACGACGAGCCGGTGCCGGAGGTGACGCTGCTGCAACCCCGGCTGACCGTCCGGGACAGCACGGCCACGGCCGCCGGACCGGCCGCGGCGCTGGACGGCACGGCCACGGCCGCGCGGGCGGCCGTGGGGTACGGCGGCCCGACGGTGGCGCGGTGACCGGGCCGGTCCACCGGATCTGGGCCACCGCCCCGGCCGTCATCTGGGAGGACGCGTTCCTGTCGGGCAACGGTGAGTACGGGATCATGGTGCACGGCCGGCCGCCCACTAGACTGCCCGTTCGATGGACGACCAGCCCGCCCCCGACATCCGTTCCTGCGCCCACTGCGGACGCGACGTGCCGCAACGTGCCGGTGCCGGCCGCCCCTTCCGGTACTGCCGCGACAACGACGGGGCCTGCCAACGGGCCTCCCGCAACAGCCGGATGCGCCACCGCAACGCCCCGGGCCTGCCCGGCCAGGTGGCCCGCACCTGGGAGGCGGTGGACCGGCTCGACCAGATCGTGGAGACCCTCACCGACGCGCTGCACGCCGAGCTGTCCCCGGCCGGTGTGGAACGGCAGCTGGCCCAGGTCCGCGCCGAGACCGCGCGCGCGGTCGCGGCGGCGCAGACGGAACGCGACGAGGCGCTGCTGGCGGCCGAGGACGCCGCCGCGCGCGCCGAGCGGGACCGCCGGCAGGCGCAGGCCGCGACGGCGCAACGCGACGCCGCCCAGGTCGACGCCGTCCGGGCCGGCGAGCTGGCGGCGGCGGCCACCGACCGCGCCGAGCGGGCGGAGGTGGCCCGCGACGAGGCACGCCGGGCGGCGGCCGCCGCGGAGGCGTTGCGGGCGCAGGCCGAGTCCGACCGGGACGGCCTGCGCGCGCAGGTGGCGTCGCTGCGCGCCGACCTGGACACCGAACGGCGCCGGGCCACCGAGCTGACCGCCGAACGGGACGCCGGCCGCGCCGACGCCCGGCGCGCCGCACGCACCGCCGCCGAGGCGAGCGCGCAGGCCGCGCAGTTGCGGGTCGACCTCGGACAGTTGCGGGTCGACGCCGAGCAGACCCGCGCCGACGCCGCGCGGGCCCGCACCGAGGCCGAGCAGGCCGACGCGCGGGCCGACGCGGCCCGCGCCGACGCCGAGCGGGCCGGGGCGGCCCACGCGCGGGCCGACGCCGATCGTGCCCGGGCGCAGCAGGCGGCCCGGCAGGCCGGCGAGGAACTGGCCGCCGTCACCGCCCGCCTGGAACCGCTGCACACCGACCTGCAGGCCGCCCGCGCGGCGGGGAGCGCCGCCGAGGGTCAGGTGGCCCAGCTGACCGCACGCCTACGCGAGGTCGAGGCCGACCGCGACGAGGCCCGGCAGCGGTGGCGCAACTCGTCGGCCAGGTCGGCGACCTCGCCGCCGCCCTGGCCCGCCTCGCCCCCACCCCCTGACCCGGCGCCGATCACAGGTGTGGCGGCGACGAAAGCCGCCGACGGTACGTCTCGACGACCACAGGCGCATGATCGCCGCGGGCGTCGGGTGTCGGGGCGGCGGGGGACGATGGTGTCATGGGTAAAAGGTATGAACGCATCGACGGGCGGCTACGGGAGTTCATCGAGGCACAGCCGATGTTCTTCACCGGCACCGCGCCGCTGGGCGGCGACGGCACGGTCAACCTGTCCCCGAAGGGCCTGCGCGGCTGCCTCGCCGTGCTCGACGAGAGGACCGTCGCCTACCTGGACTTCGCCGGCAGCAACGCCGAAACCATCGCCCACCTGAGGGAGAACGGCCGGATCACCCTGATGTGGTGCGCCTTCTCCGGCCCGCCGACCATCGTGCGGGTGCACGGCCACGGTGAGCCGGTGTTCCGCGACGACCCCCGCTTCCCGGGCCTGCTGGCGAGCTTTCCGGACATCGACCCGAGCGGGCACGGGCTGCGGGCGATCATCGTGGTGCACGCCCGGCTGATCCGTGACACCTGCGGCTACGCGGTGCCGTTGATGACCTACGACGGCGACCGGGACCTGCACGCCCGGCGGTTCGCCCGGGAGGACGACGTGTCGCTGGGCACCTACTTCGCGGGCAAGGACGACATCGCCACCAGCATCGACGGCCTGCCCGGCCTGCCGTTGCCACTGCCGCCGACCCCGCGGGCCGGCTGACGTCCCCGGCGCGTCACCCGCCGCCGCGACCGTGGGTGCGCCCGGGCCGGTACGATTCCGCTGGCGGCGGCGGTCCGCCGAGACGACCCGGCCGGGACGACCCCGCCGGGCGTGCGTGATGGCCGGTTACCCTTGACCTCGCACCCGCGGGAGCGGGCCCGCGTGGGGCGTGGGGAATGGCCCGGCGCAGGCGGACCGTTACACCGACAGGACCAGCACCACCGAAGAGGGGAAGTCGATCATGGGCGAGCGCATGCTGCGCGGTAGCCGGCTGGGCGCGGTCAGCTACGAATCCGACCGCAACACGGAGCTCGCGCCGCGGCAGACCCGCGAGTACCTGTGCGCGAAGGGACACCAGTTCGAGGTGCCGTTCGCCGTCGACGCCGAGGTGCCGACCACCTGGGAGTGCAAGTTCGACGGCAGCGTGGCCCGGCTGGTCGACGGCAACGAGCCGGAGCAGAAGAAGGCCAAGCCGCCGCGCACCCACTGGGACATGCTGCTGGAGCGCCGCTCGATCGCCGAGCTGGAGGAGATCCTCGCCGAGCGGCTGCAGGAGGTCCGCACCCGCCGCGGTCGCGCCTGAGTCACATCACGACGGCGCCCCCGGGACAGTTCTCCCGGGGGCGCCGTCGTGCGTGTGGGCGGCTCGCTCAGCCGTTGCGCGGCTCCACGATCTCTCCCTCGATGGCCCCCGCATCGTCCACCGGCCGCGGGGCCGACTGCGGCGACGGGCCGGTCGGCTGGGGCGGGGCCGCGGCCGGCTGCTCGGGCGCGCCCCGGTACACCCGTACCCGGCGCGGGCCGAACATGTCCCCGGCGGCCATCGACGACACCCGGCGCTCAGCGGCCCGCTGCATCCCACCGCGGGCCAGCCGCCGCACCGGCGGCACCAGCAACACCAGCCCCACCAGGCCGCTGACCAGCCCGGGGGTTGCCAGCAGCAGCGCACCGAGCAACCCCACCAGCCCCTCGGTCACCTGCCGACCCGGCGGCCGGCCGGACTGCGCGGCCTCCCGGAAACCCCGCCACGCCCGGATGCCCTCCCGGCGCAGCAGCACCAGCCCCACCAGCGAGGCCGCGAACACCAGCAGGGTCGCCGCGCCGAAGCCGATCGCCCGGCCCACCACCACGAACACGGCCAGCTCCGCGGCCACGGACACGAGCAGGGCCAACGGTACGAACCTCAGTGCTCGGCGCATATCACCCCATCCGCCTCACGGCGTCTCGTCGACTCCGCCACACCCGGCGGGCGCAGGCGCCCCGTCCATCCAGCATGACACGCCTGCGCTCACGGCCATCGGGCCTGTCCCGCCGTGGCGCCGAGCAACCCGCGCCGCATCGCCGTACGCCGGTCACGCACCGCCCAGCCGGTGATCCGCCACAGCGCCTCGGCCACGATCAGCGGGCTCATCTTGCTGGCGCCGCGTTCCCGTTCGGCGAACGTGATCGGCACCTCCACGATCCGCGCACCGGCGCGGTGGGCCAACCGGGACAGCTCCACCTGGAACGAGTATCCCTGCGAGCACACCGACTCCAGGTCCAGAGCCTCCAGCACACTCGCCCGGTAGACCCGGTAACCGCCGGTCGCGTCGGCCACCGGCATACCCAACGCCAGCCGCGCGTACAGGTTGCCGCACCGCGACAGCAACAGCCGCCGCAACGGCCAGTTGACCACCCGGGCGCCGCGGGTCCACCGCGACCCGATCACCACGTCGGCGTCGCGGGCCGCGGCCAGCAGCGCCGGCAGATCCTCCGGGGCGTGTGAGCCGTCGGCGTCCATCTCCACCACGGCGTCGAAGCCACGCTGCCGCGCCCACGCGAAACCCGCCAGGTACGCCGCGCCGAGGCCCTGTTTGCCCTCCCGGTGCAGCACGTGCACCCGCTGGTCGGCGCGGGCGATGCCCTCGGCGATCTCGCCGGTGCCGTCGGGGCTGTTGTCGTCGGCGACGAGGATCTCCACCTGCGGCGCGGCCTCGCGGACCCGTCGCACGATCGCCGTGACGTTGTCGGCCTCGTCGTAGGTCGGGATGACCACCAGCACCCGGCCCACTCCGGTCACCACCGCACGGATGTCGGTCCTGTGCACCACCGCTGCCCCCTCACCCCGGGCCGCCGGCCGCCTGTCCGGGTCGGCCGCCCCACCGTCGCCGCAGCACCGCCGCGCCGGCCAGCGCGGCCACGGCCAGCCCGGCCAGTGCCACCTCCGGCAGCACCCCGACCCGGGTGGCCAGCGTGCTTCCCTCGGTCAGCCGCAGCTGCCGCACCACGACCGCGCGGGTGTTGAACCCGGTGGCGTCGCTTACCCGCCCGTCGGGGGTGACGAACCCGGACACCCCGACCGTCGAGGCCATCAACGCCGGCCTGCCGTGCTCGACCGCCCGCAGCCGCACCATGGCCAGCTGCTGACGCGCCTCGGCCACGTCGAACGTGGCGTTGTTGGTCTGCACCACCAGCAACTGCGCCCCGCCGACGACGGTGTCCCGGACCAGCCCGTCGTAGGCGACCTCGAAACAGATCACGTCGCCGAGCACCGTCGCACCGGTGTCCACCACCCCCGGTGCGGTGCCGGCGACGAAGTCGGCCCGTACCCGGTCCACCTGGTCGCTGACCAGGCGGGCGATCCGGCGCAGCGGCACGTACTCGGCGAACGGCACCGGATGCCGCTTGGTGTACAGCTGCTCCAGGTCGGGTCCGCTGCCCGGGCGCCACAGCAGCCCCGCGTTGCGCACCTGTCCCCGCTCCGGCCCGACCAGCACGGCGCCGACCAGGATCGGCACGCCGACGGCGTCCGCGGCGGCCGAGATCCGGCTGCCGGCGGCCGGGTTGCGCAGCGGGTCGATGTCGCTGGAGTTCTCCGGCCACACCACCAGGTCGGGTCGGGGCCGGGTGCCGGCGGCCACCTCGCCGGCCAGCGCGATGGTGGCGTCGGCGTGGTTGTCGAGGACCGCCTGCCGCTGGGCGTTGAAGTCCAGCCCCAGCCGCGGCACGTTGCCCTGCACGATGGCCACCGTGACGGTCCCGCCGGGGCGGGTCGTGGCGACCGGCACCAGCAGCCCACCGGCGAGCAGCAGCACCACCGCGGCGGCGCACCCGGCCGCGGGCACCCACCACCGGCCGTCGGTCGCGCCGCGGCGGGACCGGACCGCCCACCAGGCACCGGTGACGAGCAGCCCACCGGTCAGCGCCACCGCGAACGTCACCAGCGGCGCACCGCCCAGCGCGGCCAGCCGCAGCAGGGGCGAGCCGTCCTGGCCGAAGGCCAGCCGCCCCCACGGGAACCCGCCGAACGGAGTCCGGTCGCGCAGCGCCTCCTGCCCCACCCACAGCACACCGGTCAGTGCCGGCCACCCGGCCGGCACCCGGTCGGCCAGCGGCGACACCCACGCCGTGGCCAGGCCCAGCAGCGCCAGGTAGCCCGCCTGTAGCAGGGACAGCAGCACCCACGGCAGGTAGCCGGTGTGCAGGTTCGTCCAGGCCAGCAACGGCGCGAACAGGGCCAGACCGGTCAGGAAACCCAGGCCGGCGCCGGCACGCAGCCGGCGCCGGTGGGTCGCGGCGGCCAGCAGCGCCACGCCGACCGGCGCCAGCGGCCACCACCCGTACGGGGAAAGGCCACCAGCAGCGCCAACCCGGCCGCCACCGCCATCGCCACGGCCACCGGCAGGCGCACCGGGTCGGGGCGCCCGCGCCGGTCCGCCGGGTCGGCGCGGTCCACGGTCGTCACGGGCGTTTCGGGCGCGATCACGCGCCGAAGGCTACCTGGCCGACCCCGCCGCCCGCGGCGCCGCCCGCCACCGGCTCCCACCCGCTGCCCGCCTGCCTGGCCGACCGGCGGGCGGCCCAGACGGGGCCGGGGCCGAACCGGCTACCGGCGGCGGGTCAGCAGGACGGCGTCGTGGACCGTGCTGTCGCGGCCGTCCGGATCCACCACCGACCGGGGCCGGGCCTGGGCCGCCAGCACCTCGAAGCGCGCCGGGTCCAGTTCCGCGGCGACCTGCTCGGCGGTGAACATCATCTCCGGGTAGTGCATGCGGTGCACCGTGGTCCACAGGTCCGACGGGTGGTGCCCGACGATCAGCAGCCGGCCACCCGGTGCCACCGCGTCGGCGAGCCGGGTGAACAGCTCCCGCCGCTGCTCCGGCGGCAGGTGCATGAACTGCGCCGACACCAGGTCGTAGGCGCCCGCCGCGGGTGGCTGCCGCCGCAGGTCGGCGTGGCTCCACTCGATCCGCCCGGCCACCTCGCCGCCGGCGGCGTCCGCGTGGGCGGCGGCCCGCGCCAGCGCGACGGTGGAGATGTCCACCGCGGTGACCCGCCAGCCCCGCTGCGCCAGCCACACCGCGTCGGCGCCCTCGCCACAGCCCACGTCCAGGGCCCGGCCGGGGGCCAACCCTGCCACCTCGGCGACCAGTTGCCGGTTCGGCCGGCCGCTCCACACCACCGGTGCGGAGCGGTAGCGCTCCTCCCAGGCCACCTCGGTGAACATGACCTCCCGCTGCCGCCGGTGCTCGGTCACCGCGTCGCGGGTGTCCTCCGCCACCAGATCCATGTTGATCATCGCTGCGGCCGTCATGCCGGCGCCGGCGGCGCGGATCACCTGGGCGGACACGTCGGCGACGTTGCCGGCCACCCAGACACCCGGCACGGCGGTGGCGCCGGTCGCGTCGGCCGGGATCTGCCGCCCGACGACATGACCGGCGTTCTCCACGTCGACCGGGGTCAGCCCGAGCGACTCCAGCAACGCCGAACGGGCGGTCATCCGCGACGCGACCACCACCGCGTCGAGCTCGACCACCTCGCCGGAGGCCAACCGCACCCCGGTGAGCCGGTCGTCGACCACCTCCAGCGCGGCGACCCGGCCGGGTACGACGGCGATGCCCCGCGCGGCCAGCCGCTCGGCCTCCTCGGCCCCGGCTGCGCCGCGTCGTGCAGCAGCAGCCGCACGTGCGGGCTCCACTGCCGCCACAGCTGTGCCTGGTGTGCGGCGAGCGGCCCGGTGGCGAGCACCCCGATGCGCCGGTCCCGGGCCTCCCAGCCGTGGCAGTACGGGCAGTGCAGCACGTCGCGGCCCCACCGCTCGGTCAGCCCCGGCACCTCGGGCAACTCGTCCACCAGCCCGGTGGTCACCAGCAGCCGCCGGGCCCGCACCGCGCGCCCGCCGTCGACCGTGACGACGAAGCCGGTCCCGTCGCGGGCGACCGCGTCGACCCGCCCGGCCACGATCTGCCCGCCGTAGCCGGCGACCTCGTCCCGGCCGGCCGCCACCAGCTCGGCCGGGGGCGTCCCCTCCCGGCCGAGATAGTTGTGCACCCCGGCGGCGGGAGCGTTGCGCGGCTGACCTGCATCCACCACCAGCACCGTGCGTCGCGCCCGGGCCAGCGCCACCGCCCCGGCCAGTCCGGCGGCACCGCCGCCGACCACCACCACGTCGTACCGGTCGTCCATCTGGTCCCCCTCGTCGCTCAGTTGCCCACAGCCTGCATCGACCGCCGGAAGACGACAAGTAATCTTGCCGCTATGGCAAACGAGGAGGCGGCGGTGCTGGCGGCGGTGGGTCCCCGGTTGCGGGCCCTGCGTAAACACCGCGGCACCACCCTGAGCGAACTCGCCGACACCACCGGCATCTCGGTGAGCACCCTGTCCCGGCTCGAATCGGGGCAACGCCGCCCCACCCTGGAACTGCTGCTGCCGCTCGCCCGCGCCCACCAGGTGCCGCTCGACGAACTGGTCGGCGCGCCGGCCGTCGGCGACCCCGGGTCCGCGCCCGCCCCATCGTCCGCCACGGCATCACGTTCCTGCCGCTGACCCGCCGCACCGGCGGCCTACAGGCGTTCAAGCAGATCCTGCCACCCCACACCCCCGCCGACCCGCAGCCACAGTCCCACGAGGGCTACGAGTGGCTGTACGTGCTCTCCGGCCGCCTCCGGCTGCGCCTCGGCGAACACGACCTGATCCTCGTCGCCGGCGAGGTCGCCGAGTTCGACACCCGGGTACCGCACTGCGTGGCCAACCCCGATCCGGAACCCGCCGAGGTGCTCAACCTGTTCGGCCCGCAGGGTGAACGACTGCACGTGCGGGCCCGCCCCGCCACCGGCACGACCGGCACCTGACCCTCAGGCGGTGCACGGAGACGAAGTCGGGGCGCGGCGTACGCCGCGCCCCGATGCTCCCAGGCCCCTCCCGGCCGGTGCGGCGGGATGTGGCACGTCGACCTTCGGACCGACCGGACGGCGACTGGCTGCCCCCGTCGGGCCGTTGTCTACTGGCCGTGCACCCCACCCTGCCCGTACACCGGTAACTGCGGCCGGTTCGCGCCGCCCCGCCGACCCCCGCCCGCTGGACCTGGCCGCCGCGACTGAACATGCACCATGTCGCTCGGCCAGCGGACGAAGGGACGAAGCGAACAGCAGCCGCTTCCCGTGGTAGGACTCAAAGACGGTACGTGGCAGACCCCCGACCTTGTCAACCCACCACCGACGAGTCGTCGCGCCCCCTCGGCGTGTCGCACCGGCAGACCGGACGAACCCGGCGCCCGCACCGCCACCACCAACCGCCCGAGCCGCACGACACCCGGGGCACCCTCAGCCGATCAGGGGCCGCAGCAATGCCCTGGCCGCCACCGGATGCTCCGCCGCCAGCAGTCCCGCTGCGGCCAGCACGTAGTCGGTGTCGACCACCGGCCGCGCCGCCCGGGGCAACGCCCACCCACCGGCGTGATCAGCCAACACCGCCGCCAGCACCCCCACCGCGTCGTCGCCCCGGGCATGCCGCAACACCCCACCCGAACCGACCAGCAGCCGCACGTCCCGCAGATCCCGCCCGACCCGCTCCCCGGTGCCCACCCCACGGGCGTGCCGGCGCAGCGCCACCGTCGCCGCCAACGCCGCGATCCGCGCGTCCACCGCCCGCCCGGCGTCGTCGACCGGCAGGAACCCCGGCACCGCCGCCCGGGCCACCGCAGCCGCCG is a genomic window of Micromonospora tarapacensis containing:
- a CDS encoding FxsA family protein, producing MRRALRFVPLALLVSVAAELAVFVVVGRAIGFGAATLLVFAASLVGLVLLRREGIRAWRGFREAAQSGRPPGRQVTEGLVGLLGALLLATPGLVSGLVGLVLLVPPVRRLARGGMQRAAERRVSSMAAGDMFGPRRVRVYRGAPEQPAAAPPQPTGPSPQSAPRPVDDAGAIEGEIVEPRNG
- a CDS encoding pyridoxamine 5'-phosphate oxidase family protein; translated protein: MGKRYERIDGRLREFIEAQPMFFTGTAPLGGDGTVNLSPKGLRGCLAVLDERTVAYLDFAGSNAETIAHLRENGRITLMWCAFSGPPTIVRVHGHGEPVFRDDPRFPGLLASFPDIDPSGHGLRAIIVVHARLIRDTCGYAVPLMTYDGDRDLHARRFAREDDVSLGTYFAGKDDIATSIDGLPGLPLPLPPTPRAG
- a CDS encoding RNA polymerase-binding protein RbpA; amino-acid sequence: MGERMLRGSRLGAVSYESDRNTELAPRQTREYLCAKGHQFEVPFAVDAEVPTTWECKFDGSVARLVDGNEPEQKKAKPPRTHWDMLLERRSIAELEEILAERLQEVRTRRGRA
- a CDS encoding SAM-dependent methyltransferase, with amino-acid sequence MFTEVAWEERYRSAPVVWSGRPNRQLVAEVAGLAPGRALDVGCGEGADAVWLAQRGWRVTAVDISTVALARAAAHADAAGGEVAGRIEWSHADLRRQPPAAGAYDLVSAQFMHLPPEQRRELFTRLADAVAPGGRLLIVGHHPSDLWTTVHRMHYPEMMFTAEQVAAELDPARFEVLAAQARPRSVVDPDGRDSTVHDAVLLTRRR
- a CDS encoding polyprenol monophosphomannose synthase is translated as MVHRTDIRAVVTGVGRVLVVIPTYDEADNVTAIVRRVREAAPQVEILVADDNSPDGTGEIAEGIARADQRVHVLHREGKQGLGAAYLAGFAWARQRGFDAVVEMDADGSHAPEDLPALLAAARDADVVIGSRWTRGARVVNWPLRRLLLSRCGNLYARLALGMPVADATGGYRVYRASVLEALDLESVCSQGYSFQVELSRLAHRAGARIVEVPITFAERERGASKMSPLIVAEALWRITGWAVRDRRTAMRRGLLGATAGQARWP